From one Paenibacillus terrae HPL-003 genomic stretch:
- the hemQ gene encoding hydrogen peroxide-dependent heme synthase, whose translation MSEAAETIEGWYALHDFRTIDWVAWESATTEEREYAKHDLMTLIYEWSAVESRMEGSLAMYAIVGQKADIMFINLRETLEELNSAENAFNRSRFAKFVKPVYSYVSVVELSNYLAPPGSDPMQVPEVAARLKPILPKAKHICFYPMNKRRMLNDNWYMLSLEERKNFMRSHGMIGRTYAGKVKQIITGSVGFDDWEWGVTLFADDPLQFKKLVYEMRFDETSARFGEFGQFYVGNILTPGGLTELLNV comes from the coding sequence ATGAGTGAAGCAGCAGAAACGATAGAGGGTTGGTACGCGCTGCATGATTTCCGCACCATCGACTGGGTTGCCTGGGAAAGTGCAACCACAGAGGAACGCGAGTATGCAAAACATGATTTGATGACGCTAATCTACGAATGGTCGGCGGTCGAATCCCGGATGGAAGGCAGCTTGGCAATGTACGCCATCGTCGGCCAGAAGGCAGACATTATGTTTATAAACCTACGCGAGACACTCGAGGAGCTGAACTCAGCGGAGAACGCATTTAATCGTTCTCGGTTCGCCAAATTCGTAAAACCAGTTTACTCGTACGTCAGTGTCGTCGAGCTGAGCAATTATTTAGCACCTCCCGGCTCCGATCCGATGCAAGTTCCCGAAGTAGCCGCTCGCCTTAAGCCAATCTTACCCAAGGCGAAACATATCTGCTTTTACCCTATGAACAAGCGACGCATGCTCAACGATAACTGGTACATGCTCTCTCTGGAAGAGCGCAAAAACTTCATGCGCAGTCACGGTATGATCGGCCGCACTTATGCAGGAAAGGTCAAGCAGATTATCACCGGCTCGGTCGGCTTCGACGATTGGGAGTGGGGTGTTACACTGTTTGCCGACGATCCGCTGCAGTTTAAGAAGCTCGTCTATGAGATGCGGTTCGACGAGACTAGCGCACGCTTCGGCGAATTCGGCCAGTTTTACGTTGGCAACATACTCACACCCGGTGGCTTGACAGAGTTGCTGAACGTGTGA
- a CDS encoding Rid family hydrolase translates to MTNTNATNGKEAAYHGVPAEDAYGYAQAIKIGNTIHVSGQLSHDENGAMVFPAVLDESGKPVDFSMMEEQMRVTYANAAKILAQFGATFDHVVEDTLYVLDVDAAFAVAGKVRKEVYGTPQPQVASNLIGVPRLGFPEQLIEIVFKAVLPQA, encoded by the coding sequence ATGACGAATACGAACGCAACGAATGGTAAAGAGGCCGCCTATCATGGTGTGCCGGCGGAAGACGCTTACGGTTATGCACAGGCAATCAAGATAGGAAACACGATCCATGTTTCCGGCCAACTCAGCCACGACGAAAATGGGGCGATGGTCTTCCCCGCGGTGCTCGATGAATCTGGGAAGCCGGTCGACTTCTCGATGATGGAGGAGCAGATGCGGGTAACCTATGCCAATGCCGCGAAGATCCTAGCACAATTCGGGGCCACCTTCGACCACGTGGTTGAAGATACGCTCTACGTCCTCGATGTCGATGCGGCGTTTGCGGTCGCAGGCAAGGTTCGGAAAGAAGTCTACGGGACGCCGCAGCCTCAGGTCGCCAGCAATTTGATCGGCGTACCGAGACTAGGCTTCCCAGAACAACTAATCGAAATCGTCTTCAAGGCAGTGCTGCCTCAAGCCTAA
- the rarD gene encoding EamA family transporter RarD has product MNNGLINAIIAYIMWGVLPLYWKLFNDVPAGEILSHRVVWSFVFMGILVTVQRRWGDMKRIVASRSLLLSLTASGLLIAANWLIFIWAVNNNHVVETSLGYYLNPLLNVLLAIVFLREKPNRGQWLAIAVAGAAVLIIAIDYGRFPWVAISLAASFGLYGLAKKKIVLNASVGLLSETVVVLPIALGYWVYLASVGKAIAWTLPPSMFIELLLSGVVTALPLFFFARAAARMAFSTLGFVQYIGPTIMLLLSVFVFKESVSSTLLVGFALIWTALVIYAVASVRGTKVTKVNVHHDKTYV; this is encoded by the coding sequence ATGAATAATGGGTTAATCAACGCTATTATCGCTTATATCATGTGGGGAGTTCTCCCACTTTATTGGAAGTTGTTTAATGATGTGCCCGCAGGCGAGATTTTATCGCATCGGGTTGTCTGGTCGTTTGTCTTCATGGGTATTCTCGTCACCGTCCAGCGCCGCTGGGGTGATATGAAGCGGATTGTGGCTAGCCGTTCGCTCCTGCTATCGCTCACCGCCAGCGGACTGTTGATCGCTGCTAATTGGCTCATCTTCATCTGGGCTGTCAACAACAACCATGTCGTTGAGACAAGCCTCGGCTATTATTTAAACCCGCTGCTGAACGTGTTACTAGCGATCGTCTTCCTTCGTGAGAAGCCGAATCGTGGCCAGTGGCTCGCGATTGCCGTCGCTGGCGCGGCGGTGCTCATCATTGCAATCGACTATGGGCGATTTCCGTGGGTCGCAATCTCGCTAGCTGCGTCGTTTGGCTTATACGGCCTTGCGAAAAAGAAGATTGTGCTAAACGCTTCTGTAGGCTTGTTGTCGGAGACAGTTGTAGTTCTACCCATTGCGCTCGGCTACTGGGTCTATTTGGCCTCCGTGGGCAAGGCGATAGCATGGACGCTGCCTCCGTCCATGTTCATCGAACTACTCCTTTCGGGTGTAGTAACGGCACTGCCGCTGTTCTTCTTTGCACGAGCAGCCGCCCGCATGGCGTTTTCCACGCTCGGATTCGTACAATACATCGGGCCGACAATCATGCTGTTACTGAGCGTATTTGTGTTCAAGGAATCGGTTTCGTCTACCCTTCTCGTCGGTTTTGCACTCATATGGACAGCGCTTGTTATATACGCTGTGGCATCAGTTCGTGGCACAAAAGTCACGAAGGTGAATGTGCACCATGATAAAACCTATGTATGA
- a CDS encoding TetR/AcrR family transcriptional regulator, translating into MKKGDRTREHIIMKSAAIFNQRGYAGTSLNDIIADTGIKKGGIYRHFTNKDEIALEAYNYAASIVISKFAEAVDREQSASGRLLAFFRVYEDVVGNPPFVGGCPMQNTAVESDDTHTELRDRARQGLHNHLDMIKSIILNGINSGEFKEDLNADALASFAFSLLEGGILLSKLDGDNKHMQMNTACFAFYLQNCCLKNS; encoded by the coding sequence ATGAAAAAAGGAGATCGAACAAGAGAGCACATTATTATGAAATCGGCAGCAATCTTTAATCAAAGAGGTTATGCTGGTACATCGTTAAACGATATTATTGCTGACACCGGGATTAAGAAGGGGGGCATCTATCGACATTTTACAAATAAAGATGAGATTGCGCTTGAAGCCTACAACTACGCTGCCAGTATAGTTATCAGCAAATTTGCTGAGGCGGTCGATCGGGAGCAGTCTGCGTCAGGGAGGTTACTTGCTTTTTTTCGTGTTTATGAAGATGTTGTTGGTAATCCACCATTTGTTGGCGGATGTCCTATGCAGAATACAGCAGTAGAAAGTGACGATACTCATACGGAGCTTCGAGATCGGGCAAGACAAGGGCTGCATAACCATTTGGATATGATAAAGAGTATAATTCTTAACGGGATAAATAGTGGGGAGTTTAAGGAGGATTTGAATGCGGATGCACTTGCTTCATTTGCCTTTTCCTTGCTCGAAGGAGGCATTTTACTCAGCAAGTTAGATGGGGATAATAAGCATATGCAAATGAATACAGCATGCTTTGCATTCTATTTACAGAATTGTTGTTTGAAAAATAGTTAA
- the gap gene encoding type I glyceraldehyde-3-phosphate dehydrogenase: MRIKVGINGFGRIGRLAFRRIQEMENIEVVAINDLTDAKMLAHLLKYDTTQGTFHGDIEVHDGALTVNGQEIKVLANRNPEEIPWGELGVAVVLECTGFFTTKEKAELHLKGGAKKVVISAPATGDMKTIVYNVNHETLDGTETVISGASCTTNCLAPMAKALNDTFGIQSGLMTTVHAYTGNQNTLDAPDSKGNFRAARAAAENIVPYSTGAAKAIGLVLPELKGKLDGASQRVPVATGSVTELVAVLNTKVTVEEVNAVMRKASDPETYGYTEDEIVSSDVRGMTLGSLFDATQTKVLTVGDQQLVKTVAWYDNEMSYTAQLVRTLEYFAKIAK, from the coding sequence ATGAGAATAAAAGTAGGCATTAATGGTTTTGGGCGAATTGGAAGACTCGCTTTCCGTCGTATTCAGGAAATGGAAAATATCGAAGTTGTAGCGATAAACGATTTAACTGACGCAAAAATGCTGGCGCATCTGCTCAAATATGATACTACACAAGGCACTTTCCATGGTGACATTGAAGTTCATGATGGAGCTCTTACTGTTAACGGCCAAGAAATTAAAGTGCTGGCTAACCGCAACCCTGAAGAAATCCCTTGGGGCGAGCTTGGCGTAGCTGTCGTACTCGAATGCACTGGTTTCTTCACCACCAAAGAAAAGGCAGAGCTTCACCTGAAAGGCGGAGCAAAGAAGGTCGTTATTTCCGCTCCGGCAACAGGCGACATGAAGACCATCGTATATAACGTAAACCATGAAACACTGGACGGGACGGAAACCGTCATTTCCGGTGCTTCTTGCACAACGAACTGTCTCGCTCCCATGGCTAAAGCTTTGAACGATACATTTGGAATTCAGTCCGGGTTGATGACCACCGTTCACGCCTATACAGGCAACCAGAATACTCTTGATGCGCCAGATTCAAAAGGAAACTTCCGCGCAGCACGGGCTGCAGCAGAGAACATTGTTCCTTACTCCACCGGTGCTGCTAAAGCCATTGGCCTCGTTCTTCCTGAATTGAAGGGTAAACTTGATGGTGCATCTCAGCGTGTACCTGTAGCAACAGGCTCCGTAACAGAACTTGTAGCTGTTTTGAACACGAAGGTTACGGTTGAAGAAGTTAATGCCGTTATGAGAAAAGCATCAGATCCAGAAACATACGGGTATACGGAGGACGAGATCGTATCTTCCGATGTTAGAGGAATGACATTGGGGTCTCTTTTTGATGCAACTCAAACAAAAGTTCTAACAGTTGGCGACCAGCAACTGGTGAAAACTGTAGCCTGGTACGATAATGAAATGTCTTACACCGCGCAACTGGTTAGAACATTAGAATACTTCGCAAAAATCGCCAAGTAA
- a CDS encoding NifU family protein produces the protein MRDSQELFEDVDDVLRRLRPFLNRDGGDAELVQVKDGVAKLKFLGACNGCPSTTITLKAGIERAIFEEVDGIHEVVQVF, from the coding sequence ATGAGAGATTCTCAGGAATTGTTCGAAGATGTAGATGATGTATTGAGAAGACTGCGTCCTTTTTTAAACCGCGATGGCGGAGATGCCGAATTGGTTCAAGTTAAGGACGGAGTGGCTAAACTAAAATTCTTGGGAGCGTGCAACGGCTGTCCCAGTACAACGATCACATTGAAGGCTGGCATTGAACGTGCCATTTTTGAAGAAGTGGATGGCATTCATGAAGTCGTTCAAGTCTTCTAG
- a CDS encoding helix-turn-helix domain-containing protein: MNSVSNLLHLAQQGDKEAEAKLIIRYEPVINKYAKRNGTIDADCKQQLTIAFILAVRRFDLSRYK, encoded by the coding sequence ATGAATAGCGTATCTAATCTGCTTCATTTAGCACAACAAGGTGACAAAGAAGCTGAAGCCAAATTGATTATCCGTTATGAGCCAGTTATAAATAAATACGCTAAACGAAATGGAACCATTGATGCAGATTGCAAACAACAGTTGACAATTGCCTTTATTCTGGCAGTTCGTCGCTTTGATCTTAGTCGTTACAAATAA
- a CDS encoding DUF6075 family protein, with amino-acid sequence MNPFFKDIEHEQFYEGNLRMTHSQHDPYRQAFFYILGITPQTCQHIHDLYDYEEQAIRLEGLEQGWQTSTSVKMTRLAFSLYNGYTGDAEAGPDHPRYYSPYHLFDTVLMPYFFEVIKIRYAEYARSLELPYFVFPTTETEHYASYEHEA; translated from the coding sequence ATGAATCCGTTCTTTAAAGACATTGAGCATGAGCAATTCTATGAGGGCAATCTTCGTATGACTCACAGCCAACATGATCCGTATCGTCAGGCTTTCTTCTATATACTTGGTATTACGCCGCAAACCTGCCAGCATATCCACGACCTCTACGATTACGAAGAACAGGCAATTCGCTTGGAAGGTTTGGAACAAGGCTGGCAGACCAGCACTTCCGTAAAAATGACTCGTCTCGCCTTTAGCCTGTACAACGGTTATACCGGGGATGCCGAAGCAGGCCCGGATCATCCACGCTATTACAGTCCATATCATCTATTTGACACCGTACTGATGCCCTACTTCTTTGAAGTGATCAAAATTCGCTATGCGGAATATGCCCGTTCCCTGGAGCTGCCATACTTTGTATTTCCAACAACAGAGACAGAACACTATGCTTCATATGAACACGAAGCCTGA
- a CDS encoding MarR family winged helix-turn-helix transcriptional regulator codes for MDSNIKESIRNYYEVYFGIGSIYDKLAKKHGITSGVLFVLYVIYENQNNCTQRLICAKLLYPKQTVNTILDSFHKQGYITKRVANSDKRNKYILLTESGKNYAESVLSAMLHLEETAFERMSEEDRQAMMKGERAFLEQLTQFVDELE; via the coding sequence ATGGACAGTAACATAAAAGAAAGCATTCGGAACTACTATGAAGTGTACTTCGGGATTGGTTCCATTTATGACAAGTTGGCAAAGAAACACGGTATTACATCAGGGGTCTTATTTGTACTTTACGTTATTTATGAAAATCAAAACAATTGTACCCAGCGTTTAATCTGTGCCAAGCTGTTGTATCCTAAACAAACGGTAAATACGATTCTCGATTCGTTTCATAAACAAGGATACATTACCAAACGGGTCGCGAATTCGGATAAACGCAATAAGTATATCCTTCTGACAGAATCGGGGAAGAATTATGCTGAAAGCGTGCTGTCGGCTATGCTTCATCTGGAAGAAACAGCTTTTGAAAGGATGAGTGAAGAAGACAGGCAAGCTATGATGAAGGGTGAGCGTGCCTTTCTTGAGCAACTGACGCAGTTCGTGGATGAATTGGAGTAA
- a CDS encoding transposase, whose protein sequence is MMKHTSYGFDVLALVGQLRFKHHYSLSELHEELNRRGVVTSERNCERLYERYLTLLRASVTDHLRETLAEVVQEHGGLLLSMDGVQPEKGNETLYVVREGFSGSILAAQNLKSGSAEELKRLLEPVEQLGFPIIGLLSDGQHSIRLAMSGLWPDVPYQYCQYHYLKDIAKPVMDLDRKLKTGIKKNLRGIRQLEKQIQTVDSEDAAIARDYLAAVRAVLLEDGNPPLDLPGIRVYEEALAIRNSLQRSAKKGGSPTAKNS, encoded by the coding sequence GTGATGAAGCACACCTCCTACGGATTCGATGTTCTTGCTCTCGTCGGTCAACTTCGGTTCAAACACCACTACTCGCTTTCCGAACTGCATGAAGAATTGAACCGACGTGGAGTCGTAACCTCTGAGCGGAATTGTGAACGGCTCTACGAACGATACTTGACGCTGCTTCGTGCGTCGGTCACCGACCATCTTCGCGAGACCTTAGCGGAAGTAGTGCAAGAACACGGAGGTTTGCTGCTTTCGATGGATGGCGTCCAACCCGAAAAAGGAAATGAAACCCTATACGTGGTGCGCGAAGGATTTAGCGGCAGCATCCTTGCTGCGCAGAACCTCAAAAGCGGAAGCGCAGAGGAACTGAAGCGTCTGCTAGAGCCTGTGGAGCAACTTGGTTTTCCGATTATTGGACTACTTAGTGATGGCCAGCACTCTATTCGTCTGGCCATGTCCGGCCTGTGGCCGGATGTGCCCTACCAATATTGCCAGTACCATTATCTCAAAGATATTGCCAAACCCGTCATGGACCTGGACCGCAAGCTGAAGACGGGGATTAAGAAAAACTTACGTGGGATTCGCCAATTGGAAAAGCAGATTCAGACGGTGGACTCCGAAGATGCTGCTATTGCCAGAGACTATTTGGCTGCGGTACGTGCTGTATTGCTCGAGGATGGCAACCCGCCTCTAGATCTCCCGGGTATTCGAGTGTACGAAGAAGCCTTGGCGATTCGGAACTCGCTTCAACGAAGCGCTAAAAAAGGGGGTTCACCTACAGCGAAAAACTCCTGA
- a CDS encoding TetR/AcrR family transcriptional regulator, with the protein MVRSKGQDRKEDILEAGLEVFAQRGYYNTTTALIAEKAGISQPYVFRFFPTKEELFIAVLNRAFDRILQTFINVESSPEQLGSDLVKAYEELSVLYPNEIALQVIGIGIIEEAIRAAAKAGLSRIRTYALEWFKAAGISDAERNATVFIAMGMMCNISCFLDLPELFAFNENK; encoded by the coding sequence ATGGTCAGGTCGAAAGGACAGGATCGGAAGGAGGACATCCTTGAGGCAGGTTTGGAGGTATTCGCCCAGCGCGGATATTATAACACGACGACTGCCCTTATCGCAGAAAAGGCCGGAATCTCTCAACCTTATGTATTTCGTTTCTTTCCGACGAAGGAGGAGCTTTTCATTGCCGTTTTGAATCGGGCGTTTGATCGAATCCTCCAAACGTTTATAAATGTCGAATCGAGTCCGGAGCAACTGGGCAGCGACTTGGTCAAAGCCTATGAAGAATTATCGGTCCTATATCCCAATGAGATTGCTTTACAGGTGATCGGCATTGGCATCATCGAAGAAGCGATCCGGGCTGCCGCCAAAGCGGGGTTATCCCGCATCAGAACGTATGCCCTGGAATGGTTTAAAGCAGCAGGCATATCCGATGCAGAGAGAAATGCAACTGTTTTTATCGCGATGGGCATGATGTGCAACATTTCTTGCTTTTTGGATCTGCCGGAGCTTTTTGCGTTTAACGAAAATAAATAA